Proteins encoded together in one Hylaeus volcanicus isolate JK05 chromosome 3, UHH_iyHylVolc1.0_haploid, whole genome shotgun sequence window:
- the LOC128873194 gene encoding dentin sialophosphoprotein-like isoform X2: MSKKIDSFRRAGSRETICSISESSDTGTNNNNNCTTSNNNNLTSKMDKTLPDLKSDSKSEKRIPGTFHRSPSPFKSFFIRMGSTGMLNSARSNRRSQNVDDRLKSCEKENLFRSCSTSQLNTSPTYVKGDDPSEGIDLQISNRKDKTVSCDDLAHQDDDVFDDHISDVSATLYPLGAPSMTSFNSCDFSQSRTDSPMRKSSSCDFKETKKSSFPYAFLRSKLSVLPEERHSTFVSKDERLFKTASEEHFPTLKIEDSYTGTTTLGRRRTRTSNLARGSPGKCQEPSTSKSGRNSYAEFRKNSSRCEQDRYSLNPVHLERIDDNFQQEDTGCYSSYDSSPMSLRGNCTVHHADPSQDRVDFSGRTNESRFSETSSLNVDLDMVATLRNHRRNSAPSGEQRLSSHYVSSNESGYDSDGPRGESAAASENEGLSLKCTDSSDTSSVVDSELEKPIRSSTPSECQDHENGHDPRTRESSDSDVRAGSSDLNEGIDGLRWHQSNSGRMLPSIHQTYDDAAMNSQFPVCGNGMSGLQASPKLLGISQHRMRLQQDKTRFLSDIIQPPKRVRRCRMVQLHKRDPKESLGIRLAQQRLGELRYVVVQLENDGIAHRDGRLRLGDEIVEVEGKELRTLETLEEVQDFLKSFTNNKIRLITAYEETVPQVYVSPPTLPGEYEYLENAKNLSNLSLIDGQTQQGAQLEKSSKSAEESIQSTKRPDFLPLSCVTKERKSAENSLESSTEQQQYLTRHIAKFEKGYGKPSLGFSVVGGRDSPRGEMGIFVRRVFPGGQADVSKSLFQGDEILSLNGKVLRGYTHQEVIELFKAVREGPVELEITRRHRYPKTIQKSAPC, translated from the exons ATGAGCAAGAAGATAGATTCGTTCCGGCGGGCTGGTTCCCGCGAGACGATCTGCTCCATTTCCGAAAGTTCCGACACCGGaaccaacaacaacaacaactgTACAaccagcaacaacaacaacctAACCTCCAAGATGGATAAAACACTGCCAGACCTAAAATCAGACTCTAAATCGGAAAAGAGAATACCGGGAACGTTTCACCGATCACCATCACCCTTCAAGTCCTTCTTCATCCGCATGGGTTCTACGGGGATGTTAAATTCCGCTAGAAGCAACAGAAGGTCGCAAAACGTTGACGACAGGCTGAAAAGCTGCGAGAAGGAGAATCTATTCAGGAGCTGCAGCACCAGTCAGCTCAACACCAGTCCGACCTACGTGAAAGGAGACGATCCCTCGGAAGGTATCGATCTCCAGATCTCCAATCGCAAGGACAAGACCGTGTCCTGCGACGATCTGGCGCACCAGGACGACGACGTCTTCGACGACCACATCAGCGACGTGTCCGCGACTCTCTATCCCCTAGGAGCTCCCTCGATGACTAGCTTCAATTCCTGCGATTTCAGCCAATCAAGGACCGATTCACCCATGCGAAAAAGCAGCAGCTGCGACttcaaagaaacgaagaagtcCAGCTTCCCCTACGCTTTCCTACGATCGAAGCTCTCCGTCCTGCCCGAGGAACGTCATAGCACGTTCGTGTCGAAAGACGAACGACTGTTCAAGACCGCCTCCGAGGAGCACTTCCCTACCCTGAAGATAGAGGACTCGTACACCGGCACGACGACGCTAGGACGACGACGCACCAGGACCAGCAATCTGGCCAGAGGAAGCCCAGGCAAGTGTCAGGAGCCCTCGACCTCGAAGTCTGGGCGAAACTCGTACGCGGAATTCCGCAAGAACTCGAGCAGGTGCGAGCAAGACAGGTACAGCCTGAATCCCGTCCACTTGGAGAGGATCGACGACAACTTCCAGCAAGAAGACACCGGTTGCTACAGCTCGTACGACAGCAGTCCGATGTCCCTTCGAGGGAACTGCACCGTTCACCACGCTGATCCCAGCCAGGACAGAGTGGACTTCTCGGGAAGGACGAACGAGTCCAGGTTTTCCGAAACGTCGTCGTTGAACGTGGACCTTGACATGGTGGCTACGCTCAGGAACCACCGGCGGAATTCCGCGCCCAGCGGCGAACAGAGGCTCTCGTCTCATTACGTGAGCTCTAACGAATCGGGCTACGACAGCGACGGACCCAGAGGAGAGTCCGCTGCTGCTTCAGAGAACGAGGGACTGAGCCTGAAGTGCACCGATAGCTCGGACACCAGCAGCGTCGTGGACTCCGAGCTGGAGAAGCCCATAAGGAGCTCCACGCCTAGCGAGTGCCAGGATCACGAGAACGGTCACGATCCCAGGACGAGGGAGAGCTCCGATTCGGATGTTAGAGCGGGAAGTTCCGATTTGAACGAGGGCATCGATGGACTCAGGTGGCATCAGAGCAATTCAGGCAGAATGCTGCCCAGCATTCATCAGACATACGACGACGCCGCGATGAATTCCCAGTTCCCCGTATGCGGAAACGGGATGAGCGGTTTGCAGGCCTCCCCCAAGCTATTAGGCATTTCGCAGCATCGGATGAGACTGCAGCAGGACAAGACCAGGTTCCTCAGCGACATCATTCAACCGCCGAAGAGGGTTAGACGATGCCGAATGGTGCAGCTACACAAGAGAGATCCCAAGGAAAGTTTGGGAATTCGATTGGCGCAGCAACGATTAGGAGAACTGCGGTACGTCGTTGTACAGTTGGAGAACGACGGGATAGCGCACAG AGACGGCAGACTCAGGCTCGGCGACGAGATCGTCGAGGTGGAGGGTAAGGAGCTGAGAACTCTGGAGACCCTGGAGGAGGTCCAGGATTTCCTAAAATCCTTCACCAATAACAAGATACGTTTAATTACCGCCTACGAGGAGACGGTGCCGCAGGTATACGTCAGCCCGCCGACATTACCTGGGGAGTACGAGTACCTGGAAAACGCGAAGAATCTTTCCAACCTGTCGTTGATCGACGGTCAGACGCAGCAAGGCGCGCAGCTGGAAAAATCGAGCAAGTCCGCCGAGGAGAGCATTCAATCGACGAAAAGGCCGGACTTCCTACCGCTTTCCTGCGTGACCAAGGAACGAAAGAGCGCGGAAAATAGTCTCGAGTCCAGCACGGAGCAGCAACAATATCTGACGAGGCACATCGCCAAATTCGAGAAAGGCTACGGCAAACCAAGTCTTGGCTTCAGTGTCGTGGGTGGCAGGGACAGTCCTCGGGGGGAAATGGGGATTTTCGTCAGGAGGGTGTTCCCTGGTGGCCAAGCTGACGTCTCGAAGTCGCTGTTTCAAG gtgaCGAGATATTGAGTTTGAATGGAAAGGTCCTGCGCGGCTACACGCATCAAGAAgttatcgaattatttaaagcGGTAAGAGAAGGTCCGGTTGAGCTGGAAATCACAAGGAGACACAG GTATCCAAAAACTATTCAGAAATCCGCGCCATGCTGA